In a single window of the Drosophila albomicans strain 15112-1751.03 chromosome 3, ASM965048v2, whole genome shotgun sequence genome:
- the LOC117570216 gene encoding ecdysone-induced protein 75B, isoforms C/D isoform X4 codes for MAEELPILKGILKGNVNYHNAPVRFGRVPKREKARILAAMQQSTQNRGQQRALATELDDQPRLLAAVLRAHLETCEFTKEKVSAMRQRARECPSYSMPTLLACPLNPAPELQSEQEFSQRFAHVIRGVIDFAGMIPGFQLLTQDDKFTLLKAGLFDALFVRLICMFDSSINSIICLNGQVMRRDAIQNGANARFLVDSTFNFAERMNSMNLTDAEIGLFCAIVLITPDRPGLRNLELIEKMYSRLKGCLQCIVSQNRPDQPDFLAKLLDTMPDLRTLSTLHTEKLVVFRTEHKELLRQQMWSMEEGDAASKSPAASWDAMDVEAAKSPLGSVSSTESADLDYGTPSSTQLQHQQQQQQQQQQQSALASSAPLLAATLSGGCPLRNRANSGSSGDSGAADMDIVGSHAHLTQNGLTITPIVRHQQQQQQQQEQQQQQQVSQQQLNQHQQQQHQQQQQQLNHHQQHPQLHHHLTSGATSRYRKLDSPTDSGIESGNEKNECKAVSSGGSSSCSSPRSSVDDALDCSDAAQSASVGGVSVSPVRSPQPSSSANLKRQIVEDMPVLKRVLQAPPLYDTNSLMDEAYKPHKKFRALRHREYETAEADASSSTSMPAHSPRQSPTPTPTHISVVQTPPPQSQVAANVAATSQLHMHLTRSSPSQQQQQQQLQQQQQLGSMASTHSVLAKSLMAEPRMTPEQMKRSDIIQNYLMREPATAMASSTTGNRSPSSNHCPSPSTSSPPPPSPVAQLQHHHQQQQQQSRWTTNSCQQRQQSVSPHSNGSNSSSSSSSSSSSSSSSSSSQSSHSSCPYFQSPHSTSNSNSSNISSQSATSSTTAAAAAAAAATSSTSCIVTPPPRPSPMLELQVEIADPAQPLNLSKKSPTPPPSKLHALVAAANAVQRYPTLSADVTVTAATNGAVSTATPSSTPPTSSSGSASPGVPTVHKVMLEA; via the exons atggccGAAGAATTACCAATATTAAAAGGCATACTCAAAGGCAACGTTAACTATCACAATGCGC CTGTGCGTTTTGGTCGCGTGCCGAAGCGTGAGAAGGCGCGCATTTTGGCCGCCATGCAGCAGAGCACACAGAATCGTGGCCAACAGCGCGCTCTGGCCACCGAGCTGGACGATCAGCCACGCCTACTCGCTGCTGTATTGAGGGCGCATCTGGAGACATGCGAGTTCACCAAGGAGAAGGTCTCCGCAATGCGTCAACGTGCCCGCGAGTGTCCATCGTACTCAATGCCAACATTGCTG GCCTGTCCGCTAAATCCCGCGCCCGAACTGCAATCCGAACAGGAATTCTCGCAGCGTTTCGCACACGTTATACGCGGCGTCATCGATTTTGCGGGCATGATTCCCGGCTTCCAGCTGCTGACGCAGGACGATAAGTTCACACTGCTGAAGGCGGGACTCTTTGATGCGCTCTTTGTGCGTTTGATCTGCATGTTCGACTCGTCGATCAACTCAATCATCTGCCTCAATGGCCAAGTGATGCGTCGCGATGCCATACAGAATGGCGCCAATGCGCGTTTCCTCGTCGACTCGACGTTCAACTTTGCGGAGCGCATGAACTCGATGAATTTAACCGATGCGGAAATTGGTTTGTTCTGCGCCATCGTTCTGATCACACCCGATCGTCCAGGGCTGCGCAATCTGGAGCTGATCGAGAAGATGTACAGCCGCCTGAAGGGTTGTCTGCAGTGCATTGTCTCTCAGAATCGTCCCGATCAACCCGATTTCCTCGCCAAGCTGCTCGACACAATGCCCGATCTGCGCACCCTGAGCACACTGCACACCGAAAAGTTGGTCGTCTTTCGCACCGAGCACAAAGAGCTGTTGCGCCAGCAAATGTGGAGCATGGAGGAGGGCGATGCGGCGAGCAAAAGTCCCGCTGCCAGTTGGGATGCCATGGACGTGGAGGCCGCAAAGAGTCCGTTGGGTTCAGTCTCAAGCACCGAGTCCGCTGATCTCGATTATGGCACACCAAGCAGCACGCAgttgcaacaccaacagcagcagcaacaacaacaacagcaacagtcagCTTTGGCTAGCTCAGCACCTCTGTTGGCTGCCACGCTTTCGGGCGGTTGTCCGTTGCGTAATCGGGCTAATTCCGGTTCGAGTGGCGACTCCGGGGCAGCTGATATGGATATTGTGGGTTCGCATGCGCATCTCACGCAAAACGGTCTGACAATCACGCCCATTGTgcgtcatcagcagcagcaacaacagcaacaagagcaacagcagcagcaacaggtgagccaacagcagctcaaccaacatcagcagcagcaacatcaacagcagcagcagcagctgaatcACCATCAACAGCATCCGCAGCTGCATCATCACCTGACATCGGGCGCAACTTCACGCTATCGCAAACTCGACTCGCCCACAGATTCGGGCATCGAGTCGGGCAACGAGAAGAACGAATGCAAAGCTGTGAGCTCCGGTGGCAGCAGCTCATGCTCGAGTCCACGCTCCAGTGTCGATGATGCGCTCGACTGCAGCGATGCAGCGCAATCGGCTTCCGTTGGCGGCGTCTCCGTGTCGCCAGTTCGTTCGCCGCAACCCTCGAGCAGCGCGAACCTAAAGCGTCAGATTGTCGAGGACATGCCTGTGTTGAAGCGTGTGTTGCAAGCTCCCCCGCTGTACGACACCAACTCGCTGATGGATGAGGCGTACAAGCCGCACAAGAAGTTCCGTGCTCTGCGGCATCGTGAGTACGAAACAGCCGAAGCGGATGCGAGCAGTTCGACGAGCATGCCGGCTCACAGTCCTCGCCAGAGTCCGACGCCAACGCCGACGCACATTAGTGTGGTGCAAACGCCGCCGCCGCAGTCGCAAGTGGCTGCAAATGTGGCAGCAACCAGTCAGCTGCACATGCATCTCACTCGCAGCAGTcccagccaacagcaacaacagcaacagttgcagcaacagcaacaacttggtTCGATGGCAAGCACTCACTCGGTGTTGGCCAAATCGCTGATGGCGGAGCCTCGCATGACGCCGGAGCAGATGAAACGCTCGGACATCATTCAGAACTATTTGATGCGCGAACCGGCCACAGCAATGGCCAGCAGCACCACCGGCAATCGCAGTCCTAGCAGCAACCATTGTCCCTCGCCCTCGACCAGTTccccgccgccgccgtcgcccGTCGCACAgctgcaacatcatcatcagcagcagcagcaacagtcgcgTTGGACCACCAACAGTTGCCAGCAGCGTCAGCAATCGGTGTCGCCGcacagcaatggcagcaacagcagcagcagcagcagttccagttccagcagcagttccagttccagctcCTCTCAGTCCAGCCACAGCAGTTGTCCGTATTTCCAATCGCCGCACtccaccagcaacagcaacagcagcaacatcagcagccaATCCGCCACctcatcaacaacagcagccgctgctgctgctgcggcagcaACATCGTCAACGTCTTGCATTGTGACGCCGCCGCCGCGTCCCTCGCCCATGTTGGAGTTGCAGGTGGAGATTGCGGATCCTGCGCAGCCATTGAATCTGTCCAAGAAATCGCCGACGCCGCCGCCAAGTAAGTTGCATGCCCTGGTTGCCGCTGCCAATGCTGTGCAACGTTATCCCACGCTGTCCGCTGACGTCACCGTGACAGCTGCCACAAATGGCGCCGTCTCCACGGCCACGCCCAGCAGCACGCCGCCCACCAGCAGCAGTGGAAGCGCATCCCCCGGAGTGCCCACGGTGCACAAAGTCATGCTAGAGGCGTAA
- the LOC117570216 gene encoding ecdysone-induced protein 75B, isoforms C/D isoform X5: MQQSTQNRGQQRALATELDDQPRLLAAVLRAHLETCEFTKEKVSAMRQRARECPSYSMPTLLACPLNPAPELQSEQEFSQRFAHVIRGVIDFAGMIPGFQLLTQDDKFTLLKAGLFDALFVRLICMFDSSINSIICLNGQVMRRDAIQNGANARFLVDSTFNFAERMNSMNLTDAEIGLFCAIVLITPDRPGLRNLELIEKMYSRLKGCLQCIVSQNRPDQPDFLAKLLDTMPDLRTLSTLHTEKLVVFRTEHKELLRQQMWSMEEGDAASKSPAASWDAMDVEAAKSPLGSVSSTESADLDYGTPSSTQLQHQQQQQQQQQQQSALASSAPLLAATLSGGCPLRNRANSGSSGDSGAADMDIVGSHAHLTQNGLTITPIVRHQQQQQQQQEQQQQQQVSQQQLNQHQQQQHQQQQQQLNHHQQHPQLHHHLTSGATSRYRKLDSPTDSGIESGNEKNECKAVSSGGSSSCSSPRSSVDDALDCSDAAQSASVGGVSVSPVRSPQPSSSANLKRQIVEDMPVLKRVLQAPPLYDTNSLMDEAYKPHKKFRALRHREYETAEADASSSTSMPAHSPRQSPTPTPTHISVVQTPPPQSQVAANVAATSQLHMHLTRSSPSQQQQQQQLQQQQQLGSMASTHSVLAKSLMAEPRMTPEQMKRSDIIQNYLMREPATAMASSTTGNRSPSSNHCPSPSTSSPPPPSPVAQLQHHHQQQQQQSRWTTNSCQQRQQSVSPHSNGSNSSSSSSSSSSSSSSSSSSQSSHSSCPYFQSPHSTSNSNSSNISSQSATSSTTAAAAAAAAATSSTSCIVTPPPRPSPMLELQVEIADPAQPLNLSKKSPTPPPSKLHALVAAANAVQRYPTLSADVTVTAATNGAVSTATPSSTPPTSSSGSASPGVPTVHKVMLEA; the protein is encoded by the exons ATGCAGCAGAGCACACAGAATCGTGGCCAACAGCGCGCTCTGGCCACCGAGCTGGACGATCAGCCACGCCTACTCGCTGCTGTATTGAGGGCGCATCTGGAGACATGCGAGTTCACCAAGGAGAAGGTCTCCGCAATGCGTCAACGTGCCCGCGAGTGTCCATCGTACTCAATGCCAACATTGCTG GCCTGTCCGCTAAATCCCGCGCCCGAACTGCAATCCGAACAGGAATTCTCGCAGCGTTTCGCACACGTTATACGCGGCGTCATCGATTTTGCGGGCATGATTCCCGGCTTCCAGCTGCTGACGCAGGACGATAAGTTCACACTGCTGAAGGCGGGACTCTTTGATGCGCTCTTTGTGCGTTTGATCTGCATGTTCGACTCGTCGATCAACTCAATCATCTGCCTCAATGGCCAAGTGATGCGTCGCGATGCCATACAGAATGGCGCCAATGCGCGTTTCCTCGTCGACTCGACGTTCAACTTTGCGGAGCGCATGAACTCGATGAATTTAACCGATGCGGAAATTGGTTTGTTCTGCGCCATCGTTCTGATCACACCCGATCGTCCAGGGCTGCGCAATCTGGAGCTGATCGAGAAGATGTACAGCCGCCTGAAGGGTTGTCTGCAGTGCATTGTCTCTCAGAATCGTCCCGATCAACCCGATTTCCTCGCCAAGCTGCTCGACACAATGCCCGATCTGCGCACCCTGAGCACACTGCACACCGAAAAGTTGGTCGTCTTTCGCACCGAGCACAAAGAGCTGTTGCGCCAGCAAATGTGGAGCATGGAGGAGGGCGATGCGGCGAGCAAAAGTCCCGCTGCCAGTTGGGATGCCATGGACGTGGAGGCCGCAAAGAGTCCGTTGGGTTCAGTCTCAAGCACCGAGTCCGCTGATCTCGATTATGGCACACCAAGCAGCACGCAgttgcaacaccaacagcagcagcaacaacaacaacagcaacagtcagCTTTGGCTAGCTCAGCACCTCTGTTGGCTGCCACGCTTTCGGGCGGTTGTCCGTTGCGTAATCGGGCTAATTCCGGTTCGAGTGGCGACTCCGGGGCAGCTGATATGGATATTGTGGGTTCGCATGCGCATCTCACGCAAAACGGTCTGACAATCACGCCCATTGTgcgtcatcagcagcagcaacaacagcaacaagagcaacagcagcagcaacaggtgagccaacagcagctcaaccaacatcagcagcagcaacatcaacagcagcagcagcagctgaatcACCATCAACAGCATCCGCAGCTGCATCATCACCTGACATCGGGCGCAACTTCACGCTATCGCAAACTCGACTCGCCCACAGATTCGGGCATCGAGTCGGGCAACGAGAAGAACGAATGCAAAGCTGTGAGCTCCGGTGGCAGCAGCTCATGCTCGAGTCCACGCTCCAGTGTCGATGATGCGCTCGACTGCAGCGATGCAGCGCAATCGGCTTCCGTTGGCGGCGTCTCCGTGTCGCCAGTTCGTTCGCCGCAACCCTCGAGCAGCGCGAACCTAAAGCGTCAGATTGTCGAGGACATGCCTGTGTTGAAGCGTGTGTTGCAAGCTCCCCCGCTGTACGACACCAACTCGCTGATGGATGAGGCGTACAAGCCGCACAAGAAGTTCCGTGCTCTGCGGCATCGTGAGTACGAAACAGCCGAAGCGGATGCGAGCAGTTCGACGAGCATGCCGGCTCACAGTCCTCGCCAGAGTCCGACGCCAACGCCGACGCACATTAGTGTGGTGCAAACGCCGCCGCCGCAGTCGCAAGTGGCTGCAAATGTGGCAGCAACCAGTCAGCTGCACATGCATCTCACTCGCAGCAGTcccagccaacagcaacaacagcaacagttgcagcaacagcaacaacttggtTCGATGGCAAGCACTCACTCGGTGTTGGCCAAATCGCTGATGGCGGAGCCTCGCATGACGCCGGAGCAGATGAAACGCTCGGACATCATTCAGAACTATTTGATGCGCGAACCGGCCACAGCAATGGCCAGCAGCACCACCGGCAATCGCAGTCCTAGCAGCAACCATTGTCCCTCGCCCTCGACCAGTTccccgccgccgccgtcgcccGTCGCACAgctgcaacatcatcatcagcagcagcagcaacagtcgcgTTGGACCACCAACAGTTGCCAGCAGCGTCAGCAATCGGTGTCGCCGcacagcaatggcagcaacagcagcagcagcagcagttccagttccagcagcagttccagttccagctcCTCTCAGTCCAGCCACAGCAGTTGTCCGTATTTCCAATCGCCGCACtccaccagcaacagcaacagcagcaacatcagcagccaATCCGCCACctcatcaacaacagcagccgctgctgctgctgcggcagcaACATCGTCAACGTCTTGCATTGTGACGCCGCCGCCGCGTCCCTCGCCCATGTTGGAGTTGCAGGTGGAGATTGCGGATCCTGCGCAGCCATTGAATCTGTCCAAGAAATCGCCGACGCCGCCGCCAAGTAAGTTGCATGCCCTGGTTGCCGCTGCCAATGCTGTGCAACGTTATCCCACGCTGTCCGCTGACGTCACCGTGACAGCTGCCACAAATGGCGCCGTCTCCACGGCCACGCCCAGCAGCACGCCGCCCACCAGCAGCAGTGGAAGCGCATCCCCCGGAGTGCCCACGGTGCACAAAGTCATGCTAGAGGCGTAA